The following proteins are co-located in the Gossypium hirsutum isolate 1008001.06 chromosome A02, Gossypium_hirsutum_v2.1, whole genome shotgun sequence genome:
- the LOC121211412 gene encoding uncharacterized protein, producing the protein MAEIEKGKVDMAKQLDNRCKWLEEKFKAMEAADYCGEIDAKDLSLVPDLVLPPKFKTPEFEKYNGTSCPETHITMFCRRMTGYVNNDQLLIHCFQDSLIGSAAKWYNQLSRAQIGSWKDLAQAFMKQYGHVTDIAPNRITLQNMEKKPSETFKQYAQRWREIAMQVQPPLLEKETTMLFINTLKAPFINHMLGSATKSFSDIVMSGEMIENAVRCGKIEAGENAKRTAPRRKENEVNNVSAYHKGYSKPVTVNQLRAVTTSHQGSASQDSNPRPNTERVQFTPIPMTLGSFTRTCSMHM; encoded by the coding sequence ATGGCAGAAATAGAGAAAGGAAAAGTAGATATGGCAAAACAACTCGATAATCGGTGCAAATGGcttgaggaaaaattcaaagcaatGGAAGCTGCTGATTACTGTGGCGAGATCGATGCTAAAGACTTAAGCTTGGTCCCAGATCTAGTGCtcccaccaaaatttaaaaccccggagttcgaaaaatataatgggacgaGCTGCCCTGAAACTCATATTACGATGTTCTGTCGAAGGATGACAGGGtatgttaacaatgaccagctGTTGATCCACTGTTTCCAGGACAGTCTGATCGGATCTGCGGCCAAGTGGTATAACCAGCTCAGCCGTGCCCAAATTGGTTCGTGGAAGGACTTGGCTCAAGCTTTCATGAAACAATACGGTCACGTGACGGACATAGCACCTAACAGAATTAccttacaaaacatggaaaagaagccgagTGAAACCTTCAAACAGTATGCACAACGGTGGAGGGAAATAGCGATGCAAGTTCAGCCACCCCTCTTGGAGAAGGAAACGACCATGCTATTTATCAACACTCTAAAGGCCCcattcattaaccacatgttaggaagtgctactaaAAGCTTCTCGGACATAGTAATGTCCGGGGAGATGATAGAAAACGCAGTAAGATGTGGGAAGATTGAAGCGGGGGAAAATGCCAAGAGAACGGCTCCAAGAAGGAAAGAAAACGAGGTGAACAATGTGAGCGCATATCATAAGGGTTATTCCAAGCCGGTCACAGTAAACCAGCTGAGGGCAGTGACTACTAGCCATCAGGGCTCCGCGAGTCAAGATTCCAACCCAAGGCCTAACACGGAAAGAGTCCAGTTCACGCCAATCCCAATGACGTTAGGGAGCTTTACCAGAACCTGTTCGATGCACATGTAG